The genomic window TGATGTCGTCGATCGTGACCTCGGCGAGGATGCCGACCAGCTGGTCCTTCACGTCGTCCGGCAGCGTGTTCGAGTACACCAGCGGCGCGCCGGGGACCATGGTCTCCTCGATGATGCGCACCTTGTCGGACTTCTCGACCTCGCTGTCCTCCGCGAAGCCGGCCTCGCACTCGACACCCTCACCGGTCTTCTGCACGCTCACGTCGTGCTTGCCCGCGAACACCGGCGTGACGTCGGTCTCGGGGTCGATGCCCTCCTCGAGGAGGTTGTAGGACGGGAACAGGTAGCCCGAGGTCGACGACGGGTCGACGAAGCAGACCTTCTTGCCGGCGAAGTCGGCGAGGGACTGGATGTCGCTGGCCGTCGGCACGATCGCCTGCGAGAAGTACCCGGGCTCCTGGCCCTCTTCGGTGACGATGGACGAGATCGGGGTGAGCTCGGCCCCGTTGTTGGTGGCCGTCACGTAGGTGAAGCCCGAGAACGAGGCGACGTCGATCTTGCCGGCGATGGCCGCTTCGATGAGCGCGGCGTAGTCGGTGGACTCGTGGTACTCCACGGTCTTGCCGGTCTCCTGCGCGATGTAGTCCATGAGCGGCTGGTAGTTGGTCTCGGTGTCGGCCGAGTCGGGCACGACCCCGAAGACGAGGGTCTCGGCGTCGACCGCGTAGCCGGCGGTCGTGGCGGTGTCTTCTTCAGTGGTGGCACCGGCGGTGCCGGAGCACGCGGACAGACCGAGAGCGAGGAGTGCGGCGCCGGCGAGTGCGATCGACGCGTTCTTTGCACGGAGGTTCATGACAGCCTTTCGGGTGAGGGGAGGGATGAAGAACCTCCAGAACTCTCGCACCCCGGCATTCGAGAAATGTACCTACGTAGTCAATGTTCAAAGGTTGTTCACCTAACTCGACGCCAGAAGAACACTCGGTGCCGCACCGCCTGGGGGCACCGCGACCCTGAGTAGTATTCCCATGTGGCAGACACGGTATACAAGCTGATCGCAGACGACCTGCGCGGACTCATCGTCAGCGGCAGGCTCGCGCCCGGCGACGATGTGCCGACCGAGGCCGAGCTGGCACAGCGCTGGAACACCTCGCGCGGCCCCATCCGCAACGCTCTCGCCACCCTGCGCCACGAGGGGCTCATCGAGACCACCCGCGGGCGACCGGCTCGCGTCACCGCCCGCAAGGCGCACCAGGCCGTCGACGTCTCGATCCCTTTCACACGCTGGGCCCGCGACATCGGCGCGGTTCCCGGTGCGCGCACGCAGGAGGTGAGCCTGCGGCGAGCGGATGCCGAGAAGGCGGCGCTCCTCGGCATCGCGGAGGGCGACCTCGTCGTCGACGTGCTGCGCCTGCGACTGCTCGACGGCCGCCTGACCATGCTCGAGCGCCTCACCTACATCGAGCCCGTCGGGCGGGTGCTGTTCGGCGTCGACCTCGACACCGTGTCGATCACCGAGTACCTCGAGGAGCACGGCACCGGCTCGGCCGATGTGGACCACGAGATCGATGCGATCGCGGCGGACGAGACCGACAGCCGCCTGCTCGAGGTGCCACTCGGTTCCCCCGTGCTGCGCCTGCGCCGCGTCACGCGGGATGCCGCCGGACGCACGTTCGAGGCATCCGACGACCGCTACCTGAGCGATGTGGTGCGCTTCACGGTGTCGGCCTCCGGGCGCTCGCGCCAGGGCGACGCGTACGTGCGCCCGCTCGGCAGCGCCTGACCCGACTCACACCGCGAGCAGCGCGATCCCGGCCACGACCACGGCCGATGCGGCCAGGCGCGCACCCGGGCGCGCCTCGCGCAGCACGAACGCACCGAACAGGCTGACCAGCACCACGCTCACCTCGCGCATCGGGGCGACGATGGACACCGGCGCGATCGTGACGGCCGCGAGCACCAGGATGTACGACAGCGGAGACAGGATGCCGAACACCAGCAGTCGCCGCCAGTCCCGTCGCAGCGTCCGCAGGCCTTCGGGAAGACGTCGGCCGAGCAGCGCGGTGAACACCGGGACCTCGAGGGCGGTGCAGCCGACCATGAAGGCGACCGGCGAGATGCTCCAGGTGCGCAGCGCCTGGGCGTCCCACAGCGTGTAGGCGGCGATCGC from Microbacterium sp. ProA8 includes these protein-coding regions:
- a CDS encoding phosphate/phosphite/phosphonate ABC transporter substrate-binding protein — protein: MNLRAKNASIALAGAALLALGLSACSGTAGATTEEDTATTAGYAVDAETLVFGVVPDSADTETNYQPLMDYIAQETGKTVEYHESTDYAALIEAAIAGKIDVASFSGFTYVTATNNGAELTPISSIVTEEGQEPGYFSQAIVPTASDIQSLADFAGKKVCFVDPSSTSGYLFPSYNLLEEGIDPETDVTPVFAGKHDVSVQKTGEGVECEAGFAEDSEVEKSDKVRIIEETMVPGAPLVYSNTLPDDVKDQLVGILAEVTIDDIIASGVDSADSDGFRSVFFETKPVDDAYYDLIRDICEKTDATQCQG
- a CDS encoding GntR family transcriptional regulator; this encodes MADTVYKLIADDLRGLIVSGRLAPGDDVPTEAELAQRWNTSRGPIRNALATLRHEGLIETTRGRPARVTARKAHQAVDVSIPFTRWARDIGAVPGARTQEVSLRRADAEKAALLGIAEGDLVVDVLRLRLLDGRLTMLERLTYIEPVGRVLFGVDLDTVSITEYLEEHGTGSADVDHEIDAIAADETDSRLLEVPLGSPVLRLRRVTRDAAGRTFEASDDRYLSDVVRFTVSASGRSRQGDAYVRPLGSA